ATCTTTGACTTCGACATGATATGGCAGCTCCACACTCAAGCCCATCTTCAGTGATCACACCATAACCTCGCCGTTGTTACCCGATGAATTGGAAGGAACAGAATCCCCCGCCCGACCCCTCTGCAAAAATTGCCGAGGCCATTGTTTCGGGGGCCCTTGATGACGAGAGCTTCAATCGGCGGGCTTTGGAACTGTTCGACTATCAATTTTCTCGCAACTTACCCTACCAGCGATACTGCGAGCATCTCGACGCACTCCCGGGAAAGGTTTCATTCTGGGGCGACATCCCGGCGATCCCAACAGATGCCTTTAAACAACACGCGCATCCTCTCATCTGCCGACCGGACGGTAAGCACCATCCCTATTTTCAAACCTCGGGTACAACCACAGACATCAAGGGGCGACACTATTTCCCATCCTTTGAGCTTTATGAGCAATCCATTCTTCGCTCATGGAAACTGGAATCCATCCCGCCCCCCCAACGGGCACTTTTCCTCGTTGCCCATCCCCAACAGGCTCCCCGGTCCTCGCTCTCCCATATGATGGGGGTTCTGGATCAGCAACATCAGGGAGGCGAAAAAACATGGGGGCTCGAGGCATCAGGAGCATTAGATCTTCAATCCATCCAGTCCTGTATTGCCCACAGTGTCGACTCTCTGGCACCTCTCGCCATACTCGGGACAGCACTTGCCTTTTTACACCTACTTGAATCCTGCACCATACCCGTTCAACTCCCCCCAGGAAGCTGGATCATGGAAACCGGAGGCTATAAGGGAAGTCAAAGAAGTCTGAGTAAACAAGAACTCTATCGGCGCTTGCAAAACCAATTTGGAATACCTCCAAAACTCATCGTCAACGAATATTCCATGACCGAATTGAGTAGCCAGTTTTACACCCGGGGACTGGAGAATGCACATCACGGCCCACCCTGGACACGCATCAGGGTCGTTGACCCCATAACAGGGATGGATGCCAGCAGCGGCAGCCCCGGCCACCTGGCCATTTATGATCTCGCCAACACCCAGTCGGTGCAAGCGATCCAAACCCAGGATTTGGCTGTTGCCCATGGCCCCCATTCCTTTTTTCTACTCGGCAGAGACCCGTCCGCCCTTCCCCGCGGGTGTTCACGCGGAGCAGACGCAACATTTTCATCCACACCATGACCACCGAGCTCCGAATCCAACTTCTTGCCCGGCATTGCCAGTCCCCGGAATTTCTCGGGACCTTTAGCCCCCAGGATTTAATAGCCTGGTTACAAGCCGAACTGGGGAATGCCACCGTGCTGGACCGATTTATCCCCCACGGGCCGATTCAGACCATGGCTATCGCCCCCAAACGACTACTCCACATCGTCAGTGGTAACAGCCCTCACGGAGCGATGCAGAGTGTCTTGCGCGGACTCTTGCTAGGGTCCATGAACGAGGTGAAATTACCGTCCGGCGGGCTCCCTGAGCTTAAACTCTGGGTTGATGCCTTTCCTGACGAACTCCAACAACTTGTGAACCTACACGACGAGCTGCCCGACGCTCTATGGAAACAAGCCGACGCAGTCATCGCCATCGGTTCAGACACCAGCATTGAAGCGATTCATGACAAATTAAGTCCATGGCAACGGTTTATTCCACACGGACACAAAGTCTCGATGGGTGTGGTTTACAGTGACTTCAAAACAGCAGCGGCTCGGGCCGCCCGTGATGTTTCACTTTTCAACCAGCGGGGGTGCCTGTCACCTCACGCCATCTACGTGGATGAAACCAAGCCGGGAGACAGGCAGCGCTTTGCCTCCTTGCTCGCAAAGGCCATGCAGAGCTTCAACTTAAACCATCCCCCTAGCCCCCTCAGCCTCTCCGAAGCCGGAGCCATACGCAATCTCAGGGAAACCTATCGTTTTCTAGCCGCCAATGATCGAGACATCGAACTTCACGAAAGCAAGGCCTCACTCGATTGGACGGTCATCTCCGAGCCATCAATCACACTCAAACTTTCCTGCCTCAACCGATGCGTGTATGTCAAACCGCTGCCGCAGCAGCAGGAAGACAATATACATAAACTCATTGGAGACGAAGCCGCTCACCTCTCAACCGTCGCGATTCACCCATACTCCGATCAAACGGCAACCCACTGGGCAAACTCGCCAGCCAGCCGTATCTGCCCAATGGGAGAGAGTCAATCCCCCAGCCTGTTCTGGCACCACGACGGCTTCCCCCCATTGGCTTCCTTACTAAGCTGGAAAGATATCGGCTAAACCCTCTTCACTTCTTTCGTTTTTATAGAATCATGTTTGACCCACCTATCACAACAACAGGGACGATTAACGACACCTCCCGCAAACCCACCTATGATGTTACCCTGCCCAATGGAAAAATCATCATCGGACACCTACCTAAATCACAGGCACCTTTGCGCGAGGTGCTGCAATCCGGAGATGTCGTCAATCTGGAACTCACGCCATACGATCTGGAGAAAGCCA
This genomic stretch from Oceaniferula marina harbors:
- a CDS encoding acyl-CoA reductase encodes the protein MTTELRIQLLARHCQSPEFLGTFSPQDLIAWLQAELGNATVLDRFIPHGPIQTMAIAPKRLLHIVSGNSPHGAMQSVLRGLLLGSMNEVKLPSGGLPELKLWVDAFPDELQQLVNLHDELPDALWKQADAVIAIGSDTSIEAIHDKLSPWQRFIPHGHKVSMGVVYSDFKTAAARAARDVSLFNQRGCLSPHAIYVDETKPGDRQRFASLLAKAMQSFNLNHPPSPLSLSEAGAIRNLRETYRFLAANDRDIELHESKASLDWTVISEPSITLKLSCLNRCVYVKPLPQQQEDNIHKLIGDEAAHLSTVAIHPYSDQTATHWANSPASRICPMGESQSPSLFWHHDGFPPLASLLSWKDIG
- a CDS encoding translation initiation factor IF-1, translating into MFDPPITTTGTINDTSRKPTYDVTLPNGKIIIGHLPKSQAPLREVLQSGDVVNLELTPYDLEKARIVGVVSSSDVTSDQAPA